In the genome of Phycisphaerae bacterium, one region contains:
- a CDS encoding PAS domain S-box protein has product MIYLNLVNNISLLVALSVMHSLIIRRWKQETTAYQVASGLLFGGASIVGMWAALTLTQGIIFDGRSIMISIAGLFGGPISAGIAAVMAAAYRTSLGGSGVVMGVSVAIESALLGVAWHYLRRRHAWAAHPLCLLGFGILVHIVMLALTSTLPADQAASVFLQIAIPVITIYPVATVLVCMLFLDQEARLRADKALRESEERYRLLFERANDAIFLVEKSTGRYLDANRAAEELIGRSRTQLRELTTSDLAPEGAEDRLKRASSATPACELGEITCVRPDGSTRFALLNAVSLNDRTVFGMARDITERILAERELAKYRDHLEELVKARTQELIAVRDQARRVERLASLGTLSAGIAHEINNPVGGILLTAQSALAAGRVPHHLVPVLDDIVKNAERCKTIVQNFRRFARAEETAKTPCSLNSILRNTIALTREYAAKNQCDINILLEEPDPILRLNSTAMEQVGVNLIRNAIEAGASRITIRTLIGTDTASFAIEDNGRGISDEDLPRLFDPFYTTRQSQGGMGLGLSVVHGIIQDHNGTILVTSEPGKGTEFTVTIPLDSQAKESR; this is encoded by the coding sequence ATGATCTATCTCAATCTGGTGAACAATATTTCCTTGCTCGTCGCCCTGAGCGTGATGCACAGTCTGATCATCCGCCGCTGGAAACAGGAAACGACCGCCTACCAGGTTGCATCCGGCCTGCTGTTTGGCGGGGCGTCCATCGTGGGCATGTGGGCCGCTCTCACCCTGACCCAGGGGATCATCTTCGACGGCCGGTCGATCATGATCAGTATCGCCGGCCTGTTTGGTGGTCCGATCTCGGCAGGCATCGCGGCGGTCATGGCGGCCGCGTACCGTACCTCGCTTGGGGGCAGCGGGGTGGTCATGGGGGTCAGCGTCGCCATCGAGTCCGCTCTACTGGGGGTTGCATGGCACTACCTGCGCCGCCGCCACGCATGGGCTGCCCACCCGCTTTGTCTTTTGGGCTTCGGGATTCTGGTCCACATCGTGATGCTTGCCCTGACCAGCACCTTGCCAGCCGATCAGGCGGCGAGCGTGTTCCTTCAGATCGCCATTCCGGTCATCACCATCTACCCGGTGGCCACGGTGCTGGTGTGCATGCTGTTCCTCGACCAGGAGGCTCGCCTGCGGGCGGACAAGGCCCTGCGGGAGAGCGAGGAACGCTACCGTCTGCTGTTCGAACGAGCCAACGACGCCATCTTCCTGGTTGAGAAGTCCACCGGCCGCTACCTCGACGCCAACCGGGCGGCGGAGGAGCTGATCGGCCGCTCCCGCACCCAGTTGCGGGAGTTGACCACGTCCGACCTGGCCCCGGAAGGCGCGGAGGACCGCCTGAAACGGGCATCGTCGGCGACACCCGCCTGCGAGCTGGGAGAGATCACTTGTGTCCGACCCGACGGCAGCACCCGGTTTGCCTTGCTGAACGCGGTCTCCCTGAACGACCGAACGGTGTTTGGCATGGCCCGGGACATCACCGAGCGCATCCTGGCGGAGCGCGAACTGGCCAAATACCGCGACCATCTTGAGGAACTGGTCAAGGCGCGGACCCAGGAACTGATTGCGGTGCGGGACCAGGCTCGGCGCGTCGAGCGGCTGGCCTCGCTGGGCACGCTCTCGGCCGGCATCGCCCACGAAATCAACAACCCGGTGGGCGGGATCCTGCTCACCGCCCAGTCCGCCCTGGCCGCGGGCAGAGTGCCTCACCACCTCGTGCCCGTGCTCGACGACATTGTCAAGAACGCGGAGCGCTGCAAGACCATCGTTCAGAATTTCCGACGGTTCGCCCGGGCGGAGGAAACGGCCAAGACCCCCTGCAGTCTCAACAGCATTCTGCGCAATACCATCGCTCTGACACGCGAATACGCGGCCAAGAACCAGTGCGACATCAACATCCTTCTGGAAGAACCCGATCCCATTCTGCGGCTGAACTCCACCGCCATGGAGCAGGTCGGCGTCAACCTGATCCGGAATGCCATCGAGGCCGGTGCCAGCCGCATCACCATCCGGACCCTCATCGGAACGGATACCGCGAGCTTCGCAATCGAGGACAACGGCAGAGGCATTTCCGACGAAGACCTGCCACGACTCTTCGATCCGTTTTACACCACCCGGCAGTCGCAAGGGGGCATGGGGCTGGGCCTCAGCGTCGTGCATGGCATCATCCAGGACCACAACGGCACGATTCTGGTCACCAGCGAGCCGGGAAAAGGCACCGAATTCACCGTCACCATCCCTCTCGACAGCCAGGCGAAGGAGTCCCGATGA
- a CDS encoding bifunctional 3,4-dihydroxy-2-butanone-4-phosphate synthase/GTP cyclohydrolase II, whose translation MGKPFCTIAEALAELKAGRFIVLVDDEHRENEGDLVCAAECITPEMVNFMLIHARGVLCVALPRNRCRELELQPQAAENTAALQTAFTVTTDAQGRFGVTTGVSAKDRCTTIRRLACPEAVADDFARPGHVNPLMARDGGVLVRAGQTEGTVDLLRLAGMRPVGALIEIMNDDGTMARVPDLIRFCERHGIRMCTNADLIEYRQQRESLIQRVEVVQMPTRYGRFKLHAYKSLVDPELHLALCCGSVGEPDDKGQMIQHHDPVLVRVHSECFTGDVFGSQRCDCGEQLRDAMTMIQAAGKGAIVYLRQEGRGIGLHNKLRAYHLQENGFDTVEANEELGFPADKRDYGIGAQIIRDLGLRNIRVLTNNPKKINRLSVYGLNVVEQIPIRVPPNDTNRAYLRTKREKMGHLLDADET comes from the coding sequence ATGGGGAAGCCGTTTTGCACCATCGCTGAAGCCCTGGCCGAGCTGAAGGCCGGGCGGTTTATCGTCCTCGTCGACGACGAGCACCGCGAGAACGAGGGCGACCTGGTTTGCGCCGCCGAGTGCATCACCCCGGAAATGGTCAATTTCATGTTGATCCACGCCCGGGGGGTGCTGTGCGTGGCTCTGCCGCGCAACCGATGTCGAGAACTCGAGTTACAGCCACAAGCGGCCGAGAACACCGCGGCCCTCCAGACCGCCTTCACGGTGACCACCGATGCCCAGGGTCGTTTCGGCGTGACCACCGGCGTGTCCGCCAAGGACCGGTGCACCACCATTCGGCGCCTGGCCTGCCCGGAGGCCGTCGCCGATGACTTCGCCCGACCGGGACACGTCAACCCCTTGATGGCTCGCGACGGAGGGGTGCTGGTCCGCGCCGGCCAGACCGAGGGAACCGTCGATCTGCTTCGCTTGGCCGGAATGCGACCGGTCGGAGCCCTGATCGAGATCATGAACGACGACGGGACCATGGCCCGGGTGCCCGACCTGATCCGTTTCTGCGAGCGGCACGGCATCCGGATGTGCACCAACGCCGACCTGATCGAATACCGCCAGCAGCGCGAGTCGCTCATCCAGCGGGTCGAGGTGGTGCAGATGCCCACCCGGTACGGCCGCTTCAAGCTCCATGCCTACAAGTCGCTGGTCGATCCCGAACTGCACCTCGCCCTGTGTTGCGGAAGCGTCGGCGAACCGGACGACAAGGGGCAGATGATCCAGCATCACGATCCCGTCCTCGTGCGGGTGCACTCCGAATGCTTCACTGGCGACGTATTCGGCTCGCAGCGCTGCGACTGCGGCGAACAGCTTCGCGACGCCATGACCATGATCCAGGCCGCCGGCAAGGGCGCGATTGTTTACCTCCGTCAGGAGGGTCGAGGTATCGGGTTGCATAACAAGCTCCGAGCCTACCATCTGCAGGAGAACGGCTTCGATACCGTCGAGGCCAACGAGGAACTGGGTTTTCCGGCCGACAAGCGCGATTATGGCATCGGGGCTCAGATCATCCGCGACCTCGGCCTGCGCAATATTCGCGTGTTGACCAACAACCCCAAGAAGATCAACCGCCTGTCGGTCTATGGCCTCAACGTCGTCGAGCAGATACCGATCCGCGTACCGCCCAACGATACCAACCGCGCCTACTTGCGGACCAAGCGTGAGAAGATGGGTCACCTGCTCGACGCCGACGAGACCTGA
- a CDS encoding proline--tRNA ligase produces the protein MAKQAQTAISPTRVEDYPEWYQQVIKAADLAEASPVRGCMVIKPWGYTLWENMQRVLDGMFKDTGHRNAYFPLFIPMSFLEKEAAHVEGFAKECAVVTHHRLEAGRDGKLVPAGELEEPLVVRPTSETIIGAMFAKWVQSYRDLPLLINQWANVVRWEMRTRLFLRTTEFLWQEGHTAHATREEAMAETLRMLDVYAEFAEGHMAIPVIKGEKTESERFPGADITYCIEAMMQDYKALQAGTSHFLGQNFARASDIKFLDDQGELVHAWTTSWGVSTRLIGAMIMTHSDDDGLVLPPRLAPAHVVILPVIHKEETKAEVLGYCARLAEELRGIAYEGRPVQVEIDTRELRGGEKTWSWVKKGIPIRLEIGPRDIAEDSVFVGRRDKTPKERVGQKRAKFVATVTGQLDEIQQVLLDRARTLRDQHTRRIDSKDEFYAYFTPKNAEKPEPHGGFALCHWNGDRAVEEQVKSDLNVTIRCIPLSAEPEEGKCVISGQPSHRRVIFGKSY, from the coding sequence ATGGCCAAGCAAGCACAGACGGCGATTTCGCCCACGCGAGTCGAGGACTATCCGGAATGGTATCAGCAGGTGATCAAGGCGGCCGACCTGGCCGAAGCGTCCCCGGTTCGCGGGTGCATGGTCATCAAGCCTTGGGGCTACACCCTGTGGGAGAACATGCAGCGGGTGCTGGACGGTATGTTCAAGGACACCGGGCACCGTAACGCCTATTTCCCGCTGTTCATCCCGATGAGCTTCCTCGAGAAGGAGGCGGCCCACGTCGAGGGATTCGCCAAGGAATGTGCCGTGGTCACCCATCATCGGCTCGAGGCCGGCCGGGACGGCAAGCTGGTGCCGGCGGGTGAACTCGAGGAACCGCTGGTCGTCCGCCCGACGTCGGAGACGATTATCGGGGCGATGTTCGCCAAGTGGGTGCAGAGCTACCGCGACCTGCCCCTGCTCATCAATCAGTGGGCCAACGTCGTTCGCTGGGAAATGCGCACACGCCTGTTTCTTCGGACGACCGAGTTTCTCTGGCAGGAAGGTCACACCGCCCACGCTACCAGAGAAGAGGCTATGGCGGAGACCCTGAGGATGCTCGACGTCTACGCCGAGTTCGCCGAGGGCCACATGGCCATCCCGGTGATCAAGGGCGAGAAGACCGAGAGCGAGCGGTTCCCCGGAGCCGACATCACCTACTGCATCGAGGCGATGATGCAGGACTACAAAGCCCTGCAGGCGGGCACGTCGCATTTTCTGGGCCAGAATTTCGCCAGGGCTTCGGACATCAAGTTCCTGGATGACCAGGGCGAGCTGGTCCATGCCTGGACAACCTCGTGGGGCGTGTCCACCCGGTTGATCGGAGCGATGATCATGACCCACAGCGACGACGACGGCTTGGTCCTGCCGCCGAGACTCGCCCCCGCCCACGTGGTCATCCTGCCGGTGATCCACAAGGAGGAGACCAAGGCCGAGGTGCTGGGCTACTGCGCCAGGCTGGCCGAGGAACTGCGGGGAATCGCCTACGAGGGTCGTCCGGTACAAGTCGAGATCGACACCCGCGAGTTGCGCGGCGGGGAGAAGACCTGGTCCTGGGTCAAGAAAGGCATTCCCATCCGCTTGGAGATCGGGCCACGCGACATCGCCGAGGACTCTGTCTTCGTCGGCCGCCGGGACAAGACGCCCAAGGAGCGGGTCGGCCAGAAACGGGCCAAGTTTGTGGCCACCGTCACGGGCCAACTCGACGAGATCCAGCAGGTTTTGCTCGATCGAGCCCGCACGCTGAGGGACCAACACACCCGGCGGATCGACTCAAAGGACGAGTTCTACGCCTACTTCACCCCGAAAAACGCCGAAAAGCCCGAGCCACATGGCGGATTCGCCCTGTGCCACTGGAACGGCGATCGGGCCGTCGAGGAGCAGGTCAAGAGCGACCTGAACGTGACCATTCGCTGCATCCCGCTCAGCGCCGAGCCCGAGGAGGGCAAATGCGTGATCAGCGGGCAGCCCAGCCACCGGCGGGTGATCTTCGGAAAATCGTACTGA
- a CDS encoding PAS domain-containing protein, translating into MQAILEAAGDGILGFDQEGRFTFVNPAAVQMLGWPAEELIGKPGHATVHHSRSDGTPYPVEDCEVCTTIRDGVVRKELEGAYWRRNGTWFPVERTVTALRSGQRITGQGRSGDPGLGFAWSPAGGATDEWIEPLESMNWLHVLMDGRAIGR; encoded by the coding sequence ATGCAGGCCATCCTGGAGGCGGCGGGCGACGGCATTCTCGGATTTGACCAGGAGGGCCGCTTCACTTTCGTCAATCCGGCCGCCGTCCAGATGCTGGGCTGGCCGGCGGAGGAACTGATCGGCAAGCCCGGACATGCCACTGTCCACCATTCGCGCAGCGACGGCACCCCCTACCCCGTGGAGGACTGCGAGGTATGCACGACCATCCGGGATGGTGTGGTTCGAAAGGAGCTGGAAGGGGCCTACTGGAGACGAAATGGAACATGGTTCCCAGTGGAGCGGACGGTCACTGCCTTACGCAGCGGCCAGCGCATCACCGGCCAGGGGAGATCGGGTGACCCGGGCTTGGGCTTCGCTTGGTCCCCGGCGGGGGGCGCTACGGACGAGTGGATAGAACCTCTAGAATCTATGAACTGGCTCCATGTGTTGATGGATGGGCGGGCAATCGGGCGTTGA
- a CDS encoding thiamine phosphate synthase, which translates to MLPPIARIIDANFNRAREALRVMEDYARFVLDDPAGCESLKRFRHELAAILKRFPAEELLVARDTPGDVGTEITTAAERERGDARSVCVAAAKRLPEALRTIEEYVKTVDTDLAAAIETLRYRSYSLEQQMLLRGERSGRFARVRLYVIVTASLCRTDWFDTAAAVVASGAGCLQLREKDLESGELVQRARRLASFCREHGTIFIVNDRPDVAALSDADGVHVGQADMSVADARRIVGPRRLVGKSTHTPEQLRAALAEGPDYLAVGPMFPSTTKPQDHVPGPPLLELAVRQTTMPVVAIGGINLGNVDQLRAAGGKCVCVCSAVIGDPDPRAAAERFLVSEH; encoded by the coding sequence ATGCTTCCTCCCATTGCCCGGATCATCGACGCCAACTTCAACCGAGCCCGCGAGGCCCTGCGGGTCATGGAGGATTATGCCCGGTTCGTGCTTGACGATCCGGCCGGTTGTGAGAGTCTCAAGCGTTTCCGGCATGAGCTGGCCGCGATTCTGAAGCGATTCCCGGCCGAGGAGCTGCTCGTCGCCCGTGACACACCCGGCGATGTCGGAACTGAGATCACCACCGCGGCCGAGCGCGAACGCGGTGACGCCCGAAGTGTCTGCGTCGCCGCCGCCAAGCGCCTGCCCGAAGCCCTGCGGACAATCGAGGAATACGTCAAGACGGTGGACACCGACCTGGCAGCCGCGATCGAGACCCTGCGCTACCGATCGTATTCCCTCGAGCAGCAGATGCTCCTTCGCGGCGAGCGATCCGGTCGGTTCGCCAGAGTGCGGCTCTACGTGATCGTGACGGCATCGCTCTGCCGGACGGACTGGTTCGATACCGCCGCCGCCGTGGTCGCCTCCGGCGCCGGCTGCCTGCAGCTTCGCGAGAAGGATCTTGAGAGCGGCGAGCTCGTGCAGCGCGCACGGCGCCTGGCTTCGTTCTGCCGCGAGCACGGGACGATCTTCATCGTGAATGACCGTCCGGATGTGGCCGCTCTCTCCGATGCCGACGGCGTCCACGTCGGCCAGGCGGACATGTCCGTGGCCGATGCCCGGCGGATCGTCGGGCCGCGCCGCCTGGTCGGCAAGAGCACGCACACCCCCGAGCAGTTGCGTGCCGCCCTTGCCGAAGGTCCGGACTACCTGGCCGTCGGCCCGATGTTCCCGTCTACGACCAAGCCCCAGGATCATGTCCCCGGCCCGCCGTTGCTCGAGCTGGCCGTGCGCCAAACCACCATGCCGGTTGTGGCCATCGGCGGGATCAACCTCGGCAACGTGGATCAGTTGAGAGCCGCTGGGGGCAAGTGCGTCTGCGTGTGCTCTGCGGTGATCGGCGATCCCGATCCCCGCGCGGCGGCAGAACGGTTCCTGGTTTCAGAGCACTAG
- a CDS encoding diguanylate cyclase, whose protein sequence is MWKPRVLIAEDNPDHQRLLELSLTGTGQEVELSVVSSGEDLLRLIAKRSFDCLVLDFNLPDHRADQLLPLIAERGCECPVIVVSSSLGQQVVVQSMRSGSTDFVPKSEAIQGDTLWRRIQVALDHKRRRAHRQRQIERRVKRLARLAESDLLTGLSNRLYLHRVLNGRRHHFDRRGTVCGVMLDLDRFKAVNDTYGHLCGDMVLREIGGVLRASARPDDILCRWGGEEFLVVMPRTSLGTCWLWADQLRRTIRQLRLTWSGTPVPMTVSVGVAEAPASFSREELVGRADQALYMAKSRGRDRVCSWAMVVLERLLDDDEVLTAGDLQQQIQTMVAKAGDALGPTQRDHLLAHSTRVATLARQIGVEMGFSTKGSDALRLAGLSHDLGKFIIPEDILAKPSALSGEEWALCEQHSMIGADICGCLGMGDGTTEHIRHHHCRYDGNGRYRGLRKDEVTLGSRILAAADAYDAMTSWRSYQRARSPQDAIRELLRERGGQFHPDVVDAAVRLLSPGETASASLTPLVQSPSS, encoded by the coding sequence ATGTGGAAGCCAAGAGTACTCATTGCCGAGGATAATCCGGATCACCAGCGGCTGCTCGAGCTGAGCCTGACCGGGACCGGTCAGGAGGTCGAGCTGTCCGTGGTCTCCTCCGGGGAGGACCTGCTCCGTCTGATCGCCAAGCGATCCTTCGATTGCCTGGTGCTGGACTTCAACCTCCCCGATCACCGGGCCGATCAGCTTCTGCCCTTGATCGCGGAGCGCGGATGCGAATGTCCGGTGATCGTGGTGTCGAGCTCCCTCGGGCAGCAGGTCGTGGTCCAGAGCATGCGCTCGGGAAGCACCGATTTCGTCCCCAAGTCCGAGGCCATTCAGGGAGATACCCTCTGGCGGCGCATCCAGGTGGCTCTGGACCACAAGCGCAGGCGAGCACACCGTCAGCGCCAGATCGAACGCCGCGTCAAACGGCTGGCCAGGCTGGCGGAGAGCGATCTGCTCACCGGCCTGTCCAACCGGCTCTACCTGCATCGCGTCCTCAACGGGCGACGCCACCACTTTGACCGCCGGGGAACCGTCTGCGGCGTCATGCTCGACCTGGATCGATTCAAGGCGGTGAACGATACCTACGGCCACCTGTGCGGCGACATGGTGCTCCGCGAAATCGGCGGCGTGTTGCGGGCCAGCGCCCGCCCGGATGACATCCTCTGCCGGTGGGGAGGAGAGGAGTTCCTCGTGGTCATGCCCCGGACGTCGCTGGGAACCTGCTGGCTGTGGGCCGACCAGCTTCGTCGCACGATTCGTCAGCTTCGGCTGACCTGGTCGGGAACCCCGGTGCCGATGACCGTGAGTGTCGGGGTCGCGGAAGCCCCGGCCAGCTTCAGCCGCGAGGAACTGGTCGGCCGGGCGGATCAAGCACTGTACATGGCCAAGTCACGCGGCCGCGACCGGGTCTGCAGTTGGGCCATGGTGGTGCTCGAGCGATTGCTCGACGACGATGAGGTGCTGACCGCCGGCGACCTCCAGCAGCAGATTCAGACCATGGTCGCCAAGGCCGGGGACGCGCTGGGGCCGACCCAGCGCGACCATCTCCTCGCGCATTCCACGCGGGTGGCCACCCTGGCTCGACAGATCGGCGTTGAAATGGGTTTCAGCACCAAGGGTTCGGACGCCTTGCGTCTGGCCGGCCTGTCCCATGACCTCGGCAAGTTCATCATTCCTGAGGACATTCTGGCCAAACCCTCGGCGCTCTCTGGCGAGGAATGGGCCCTGTGTGAACAGCATTCCATGATCGGGGCGGACATCTGCGGTTGCCTGGGAATGGGAGACGGCACCACCGAGCACATTCGCCATCATCACTGCCGCTACGACGGAAACGGTCGATATCGGGGTCTGCGGAAGGACGAGGTTACCCTCGGCTCTCGGATCCTCGCGGCCGCCGATGCCTATGACGCCATGACTTCCTGGCGATCCTATCAACGTGCCAGGTCGCCGCAGGATGCGATCCGCGAACTCCTGCGTGAGCGGGGGGGACAGTTTCACCCGGATGTGGTCGATGCGGCTGTCCGCCTGCTGTCGCCGGGCGAGACCGCCTCAGCCTCGCTGACTCCGCTGGTCCAATCGCCGAGCAGCTAG
- a CDS encoding bifunctional folylpolyglutamate synthase/dihydrofolate synthase, whose amino-acid sequence MAQTLSVNSRIEARKRAPAAIRTYEAAIGFLNTATDYEKMSRVGYNAATFNLSRMNRLLTSLGNPHKKLRSVHIAGTKGKGSTAAMLSSMLANAGLKVGLYTSPHLVDLRERIQINGEMIPESEMTRLIARIAPIVRKQTKDEPTFFEIMTAVAFQYFIDQEVDIAVIEAGLGGRLDSTNVLKPEVCGITSISYDHMSQLGGTLEAIAEEKAGIFKPGVPVVSSPQPKGVRMVLAKAAEKVKAPLLFTGKEIEFSYRFESSRALGPHTRVSLSTGNSRFEHLAVPMPGDHQAINCGLALSLMAILKERGFQIDDQKAIQGLAKTRLPGRMEIIHEQPRILIDGAHNAASVEALMRAIGQNITYDSMVVIFGCRADKDVNGMLNHIQLGADKVIFTTTGSPRSCDPAELAAEYMERSGKMAQVAERLEDALEIAERAVTREDLICITGSFYLAGLAKRVAEKRYRKGKE is encoded by the coding sequence ATGGCACAAACACTCTCTGTCAACTCCCGCATCGAAGCGCGGAAGCGCGCACCTGCGGCCATTCGAACGTACGAAGCGGCGATCGGTTTCCTCAATACGGCCACCGACTACGAGAAGATGAGTCGGGTGGGCTACAACGCCGCCACGTTCAATCTCTCGCGGATGAACCGGCTGCTGACCAGCCTGGGTAACCCGCACAAGAAGCTGCGAAGCGTACACATTGCCGGGACCAAGGGCAAGGGCTCGACGGCGGCCATGTTGTCCTCGATGCTGGCCAACGCGGGACTGAAGGTCGGCCTTTACACCTCGCCGCATCTCGTCGATCTCCGCGAGCGGATTCAGATCAACGGCGAGATGATCCCCGAATCCGAGATGACTCGGCTGATCGCTCGGATCGCCCCGATCGTCCGCAAGCAGACCAAGGACGAGCCCACCTTCTTCGAGATCATGACCGCAGTGGCATTTCAGTACTTCATCGACCAGGAGGTCGACATCGCGGTGATCGAGGCGGGACTTGGGGGGCGACTCGACTCGACCAACGTGCTGAAGCCTGAGGTCTGCGGGATCACCAGCATCAGCTACGACCACATGTCCCAACTTGGCGGGACGCTCGAAGCGATCGCCGAAGAGAAGGCCGGGATCTTCAAGCCCGGTGTACCGGTGGTCAGCAGCCCACAGCCCAAGGGCGTTCGCATGGTGCTGGCCAAGGCCGCCGAGAAGGTCAAGGCCCCCCTGCTGTTCACCGGCAAGGAGATCGAGTTCAGCTATCGGTTCGAGTCGTCGCGGGCCCTTGGCCCCCACACTCGGGTGAGCCTGTCCACCGGCAACAGCCGGTTCGAACATCTGGCCGTGCCCATGCCCGGCGATCACCAGGCCATCAACTGCGGGCTGGCCCTGAGCCTCATGGCCATCCTCAAGGAACGCGGTTTCCAGATCGACGACCAGAAGGCGATTCAGGGCCTGGCCAAGACCCGCCTGCCCGGCCGGATGGAGATCATTCATGAGCAGCCGCGCATTCTCATCGACGGCGCCCACAACGCGGCCAGCGTCGAGGCCCTGATGCGAGCCATCGGCCAGAACATCACTTACGATTCGATGGTGGTCATCTTCGGCTGCCGCGCCGACAAGGACGTCAACGGGATGCTCAACCACATCCAACTGGGCGCTGACAAGGTCATTTTCACCACGACCGGATCGCCGCGTTCGTGCGATCCGGCCGAACTCGCCGCCGAGTACATGGAGCGGAGCGGCAAGATGGCCCAGGTGGCCGAGCGGCTCGAGGACGCCCTCGAGATCGCCGAGCGGGCGGTCACTCGCGAGGACCTGATCTGCATCACCGGCTCCTTCTACCTGGCCGGCCTCGCCAAGCGCGTCGCTGAGAAGCGATACCGCAAGGGCAAGGAGTGA